Part of the Phycisphaerales bacterium AB-hyl4 genome, CATGCCAACCATGACTGACACGCACGCCGCCGTCGCCGACGAGCAGGCAGTGCTTGAGATTGATCGCTTCAACCTGTGGTACGGCGCGGCGCAAGCGTTGTATGACGTGTCGTTGAACATTCCGCGCGGGAAGGTCACGGCTTTGATCGGCCCGTCGGGCTGCGGCAAGTCGACGTTGCTGCGGTCGGTCAATCGGCTGAACGACCTGATCGAGTCGGCAAACATCAAAGGTTCGATGCGACTGAACGGCGACGAGATCTACGACCCGCGCATCGACGTCATCGAATTGCGCAAGCGCATGGGGATGGTCTTTCAGAAGTCGAACCCGTTCCCGATGTCGATCTTTGAAAACGTGGTCTACTCGCTGCGGATCGATGGCGAACGTAATCGCAAGGTGCTCGCCGAGGTGTGCGAGCGATCGCTGCGGGCGGCCGCGTTGTGGGACGAGGTGAAGGACCGTCTGAAGGAGTCGGGCCTGTCTCTGTCGGGTGGTCAGCAGCAGCGGTTGTGCATCGCGCGGGCCATCGCCGCCGAGCCGGAGGTGCTGCTGATGGACGAGCCATGCTCAGCGCTGGATCCGCTTGCGACGGGCAAGATTGAGGAGTTGATCGAGGCGCTCAAGGGCGATTACTCCGTGCTGATTGTGACGCATAACATGCAACAGGCATCGCGCACCAGCGACTACACCGCATTCATGTACCTCGGCAGGTTGATTGAGTATGGCCCGACGTCGGACATCTTCACCAACCCGCACTTGAAAGAAACCGAAGACTACATCACCGGCCGATTCGGTTGATGTCCGCCACGCGATCGATCAAACAACCTTTGCTTTGCAATCAGGAACCCCACGATGTCCGCTCACCTTCATAAGCAGATTCTTCGGTTGAAACAGATGATTGTCGACCTTGGTACGCAAGTCGACGTCGCGGTGCAGCATGCCCTGCAAGCGGTGCACGAGCGTGACCCGGAACTGGCACGCGAGGTGGTCGCAGGCGACGAGCGGATCGACATGCTCGAAGTCGAGATTGAAGAAGAATGTCTTCACGCGCTCGCGCTGCATCAGCCGGTGGCGCTGGACTTGCGCTACGTGATCGCGATGTTGAAGATCAACAACGACCTTGAACGCATCGGCGACCTGGCGGTCAATATCGCTGACCAGGCGATCTTCCTGTCCGGCGAGTCGGAGGTCGTGTTGCCGTTTAATCTTGAAGGCATGGGCGACGGTGTCAGCCGTATGCTTCAGCAGGCGCGGGCGGCGCTGCTGGATCTTGATGTAAAGCAGGCGGAGCGCGTTCGGCTGGAGGACGACAAGATCGACGCGATCCACCGTGACATGTATCGGCAGGTCGAGCAGGCGATCCGCGAGCAGCCGACGAATACCGAGCAGTACATTCACATGCTCAATGTGTCGCGCCACCTCGAACGCATCGGCGACCACGCTGTGAACATCGCGGAAGACGTCATCTACATGGCTCGCGGCGAGATCATGCGTCACCGCCAACCGCCCGCGGAGGAGTCGGTCAGCGGTGTGTGATGGGCTCACTTGGCGGTCGGGTCGTCCGCGAGCAGGTGGATGCAGAACATGCTCCCCCGGCCGACTTCGCTTTCGACGGACACGCGCCCGCCATGGGCCTCGGCGACGTGCTTGACGATCGACAAGCCGAGTCCCGTGCCGCCGAGCGCCCGGCTACGCGCTTTGTCCGTGCGGTAAAACCGTTCGAACAGGCGGGGCAGATGTTCCGGTTCAATGCCTCGCCCCTCGTCGGTGACTTCGATGAGCACCTCCCGGCCGCGGGGGCGGGCGCACACCTCAACGGTCGTCCCTTCCGAACTGTACTTGATCGCGTTGACGATCAGGTTCACCGTCGCCTGCTCCAGCAGAGGGGCGTTGATGGGCGCTTTCAATGCGGGGTCGCATGAGTGGTTGAGCGTAATTTTTTTTTCCTGCGCGTGGGCCTGACAGGTCTCGCAAGCCGCTTCAATCACCGACACGACGGGCTCGCTTTGCAGCTCGGCGTAAATCTCGCCGGCGTGCTGCTCGATGCGCGCCAGGCTCAGCAGGTCATCGACGATCGCGCTGAGCCGGTCGGCCTGCCTTGCGATGATTTTGGTGAAACGCTCGGCGTCTTCGCGCGGCATGGCGGGGTCGGCCTGGATGGTCTCGACCGCGGCCTTGATCGCGCTCACCGGCGTCTTGACTTCGTGGGACACGTTGGCGACGAAGTCGCTGCGCATTGCTTCGAGCTTGTTCAGCCGAAGCATCAGGTTGCGAATCGAACGATGCACCACCAGCGCGATGACGCCGACCACGGCCAGGCCGGCGAGCGTTGCGATCACAAGCGTCGTCAGGTTCAGCCAGTCGTTCATGATTCGACCGTCGCGTGGGCTTCCTTGTAACGGTAGCCGACGCCGCGCACGGTTTCGATGTTGTTGCCCACCGAGCCGAGCTTCTTCCGCAACGCCACCACCTGCACATCCACCGAGCGGTCGGTCACGGCGGCGTAGCCTTCGTGCACCGCTTCAATGAGTTGCTGCCGGGTGAACACCCGCCCGGGCCGCGTGGCGAGCACGACCAGCAGGCGAAATTCCGTGGCGGTCAGCGGTACGGGCTTGCCCTGCGCGAGCACTTCGTGACGCTCGGGGTCGATCGTCAGGCTGGCTGCTTCGATCGTTCGCGGCGAGCCGCTGCCTTGCTCTTCCTGTCGGCGACGCAAGACGGAGTTGATCCGCGCGAGCAGCACGCGCGGGCTGAACGGCTTGGTGATGTAGTCGTCGGCCCCCGCTTCCAGGCCGCGGACGATGTCCGCCTCTTCGCCTTTCGCGGTGAGCATGATGATCGCGGTGCGCGACGTGCGGTCGCGCGACTTGATCGCTTTGCATACCTCAAGCCCGTCCATCGCTGGCAGCATGAGGTCCAGCAGCATCAGGTCGGGCGCCGCGGCGCGGGCGAGGCGCAGGCCTTCTTCGCCCGTGTCGGCAACCTGCACGCGATAA contains:
- the pstB gene encoding phosphate ABC transporter ATP-binding protein PstB, with product MPTMTDTHAAVADEQAVLEIDRFNLWYGAAQALYDVSLNIPRGKVTALIGPSGCGKSTLLRSVNRLNDLIESANIKGSMRLNGDEIYDPRIDVIELRKRMGMVFQKSNPFPMSIFENVVYSLRIDGERNRKVLAEVCERSLRAAALWDEVKDRLKESGLSLSGGQQQRLCIARAIAAEPEVLLMDEPCSALDPLATGKIEELIEALKGDYSVLIVTHNMQQASRTSDYTAFMYLGRLIEYGPTSDIFTNPHLKETEDYITGRFG
- the phoU gene encoding phosphate signaling complex protein PhoU; the encoded protein is MSAHLHKQILRLKQMIVDLGTQVDVAVQHALQAVHERDPELAREVVAGDERIDMLEVEIEEECLHALALHQPVALDLRYVIAMLKINNDLERIGDLAVNIADQAIFLSGESEVVLPFNLEGMGDGVSRMLQQARAALLDLDVKQAERVRLEDDKIDAIHRDMYRQVEQAIREQPTNTEQYIHMLNVSRHLERIGDHAVNIAEDVIYMARGEIMRHRQPPAEESVSGV
- a CDS encoding sensor histidine kinase gives rise to the protein MNDWLNLTTLVIATLAGLAVVGVIALVVHRSIRNLMLRLNKLEAMRSDFVANVSHEVKTPVSAIKAAVETIQADPAMPREDAERFTKIIARQADRLSAIVDDLLSLARIEQHAGEIYAELQSEPVVSVIEAACETCQAHAQEKKITLNHSCDPALKAPINAPLLEQATVNLIVNAIKYSSEGTTVEVCARPRGREVLIEVTDEGRGIEPEHLPRLFERFYRTDKARSRALGGTGLGLSIVKHVAEAHGGRVSVESEVGRGSMFCIHLLADDPTAK
- a CDS encoding response regulator, producing the protein MSELSSDAPAILIVEDEPDLLELLRYNLVREGYRVQVADTGEEGLRLARAAAPDLMLLDLMLPAMDGLEVCKAIKSRDRTSRTAIIMLTAKGEEADIVRGLEAGADDYITKPFSPRVLLARINSVLRRRQEEQGSGSPRTIEAASLTIDPERHEVLAQGKPVPLTATEFRLLVVLATRPGRVFTRQQLIEAVHEGYAAVTDRSVDVQVVALRKKLGSVGNNIETVRGVGYRYKEAHATVES